CTTCTTAATTGACCAACTTCAGAGAAATTTCTTAATACTTCTATCTTATCTACAGCATTTGAAGGAATGTTTTCTGTTGCTAGTTTAGAATCCCCATCAAAAAAATCTTTTCCGTTAACCGTTATTTTCTGTACGGCATTACCTTCGACTTCTATTTGACCATTCTCATTTATTTCTACACCTGGTAGTTTTTCTAAGACGTCACCTAGTTTTCGTTCTGAACCATTTTTAAATGAGTCTGCGTTGTAAACAATAGTATCTCCTTTAATGGTTACTGGCATTTCATAGGTTAATTCAATAGTATCTAATGCATTATCAAAATTTAATGTGAAATCTTTTCTGATATCTGTTTCCTTGGTTTCTACAACTATATTAACGGTTTTCATACCTATGTAAGTAACTTGTACATTGTACTTGCCATTTTTACCCAGCGCTAGTTTATATTCACCTTTGGAATCGGTAATTCCATAAGATTCTAGTGCTTTTGTTTCTTGATTTATAGCAATAACATTTGCAAGCTCTAAAGGTCCGCCTATACTGTCTTTTACGACTCCAGACATTCTAACTTGTGAATAGGACTTTAGTGCTACTATTATGGTTAGTAGAGTAAATATTTTTTTCATTTATTTAAATTGTTATTTTGATTGACAATTAGTTGAAAATCTTTAATTACGCTTGCCACCTCGACCTCTTCCGCGCCAGTTACTTCTCATCTCCTCCATTTTTTTGGTGGTAATTTCAGTATATTCTTCTTGGGTGACAATTTCACCTTTCTCTGGCTTTTTTATATTATCTTTTTCTTTAGGATTCATTACAATCTTAGTACATAACATTGTAGTACGATCGAAACTTACTTCTAGTATTAATCCTGGTAATCCCCAAAAGTCGTCTGGACCCTGATTAATAGGTATTTGTGGTGTATACCAGGCTATGACTTCGGTTGTTTTTGGTATTTCCATTTCATCCATTGGATCTTCGGATTTATTTTCTACTAAATCTTTTTTCTTTTTATTTTTATTATCTCCGCGTCTTTTTATACTCCTCCAGTCAAAACCAATCACAGGCTTTACTGCTACAGCTTTAAATACAGTATAATTGCCGATTTGTTTAGTCTCATTAGCCATTTTCCATTCTAAATTCCTTAACTCATCTTTTATTAAGAATTTTTTTCCAAAAAATTCTTGATCCTGTATAACCTCTTTGGATTTTACATTTTTATATTTTGGACCACCTGTAAAACTACTAGCAAATCCTCCCCAGCCCTTGTTAGAACCACCTGCTTCTAGGCGTTCTTCTTCTTTATATATTGATTCTTGCTTATTGAATATGAGCGTATATTGCTTTTCTAGGAAACTCTTCATTCTCTTTTCCATAAACTTCATTTGGTCCGGAGTAATTTTACGGCCTCCCATAAACTGACTCATATCTATTGTTGTCTTTGTTTGGTAATATGCTTTACCCTGAAAATCTTGAGCAAATGAGGTAGTGCTTAAACATATTACTAGTGCTAGGATAAGTGATTTAAAAAATGATAATTTCATACAAAACTATTTAACTTATTGTTTCTTTCTTTTAGACTATCGAAATAACAAAAAGTTATATCGCCGGATGTTAAACTTGCGTTAAAGAATTAACCGCGTCGTCGGCCTCTATTATTTCTGAAATCCTGCATTTTTTCTATAACAGTAGCTTGATAATCTTCTTTATTGATTTCTTCTCCTTTTTTTGGCGCTAATATTTCAATTGTTTCTTTAGGATTAATCACAATTTTAGAACATAACATTGTGGTATCATCTGCACTGACTTCTAAAATTAAACCAGGCAATCCCCAGAATTCTGAAGGTCCGTGACTTACAGGTACTTGTACTGTATACCAAGCTTCAATTTGTGTCATTTTAATTTCTGGAATTATTTCTGCTCCTGTTGAATCTGTTTGTGGTGTGTTTCTTCTCATCATATCCCATGAAAAATTATACCAACTCAATTCATCAGATGGTATTAAAGCCATCGCTTTAAAACAAGTATAATTACCTATTTGCTTTGTCTCAGATCCCATTTTCCAATCAATTTTTTGCAGTTTGTCTTTTACCAAAAACTTTTTTCCGTAAAATTCTTGACTTTGTACTAACTGATTATCTTTCACGTTTTTGTATTGGTCACCTTGAGCAAAATTCTTTCCCCAACTATCCGTAGCTCCAGACATAGCATCAAGTTTTTCATCTTCTTTAAAAAACGATTCTGTTTTATTGAAAGTCAGTACATATGTTTTCTCTAACCTGTTTTTCATTCTGGAAGCAACTTGTTTTTTTTGCGCTTCACTAAGTCGAGCGCCCCATCGTCCTAGGTCCATTCTGGATTTAGAAAAATAATAGGCTTTTCCTTGAAATTCTTGGGCTTCTGCTTGAAAAGAAAAAGTAATTAAGAATGAAAGTAGTCCGAGTTTGTAAAATATTGGTTTCATGATTATAGTATAAAAATGTTAATTGTGTCCAACAAAATTAGATAATCATTAAACAGAACAATATTGTTTATCAAAACATTAACAGAAATTTTACTTATCCTCCAATCCTAATTTCAATACTTTCACCGCTTCTACGGCCGTTTCGAGGTGCAAATCGTTCTAACATCTCTTTCCTCTTCTT
This DNA window, taken from Winogradskyella sp. PC-19, encodes the following:
- a CDS encoding GLPGLI family protein, with product MKLSFFKSLILALVICLSTTSFAQDFQGKAYYQTKTTIDMSQFMGGRKITPDQMKFMEKRMKSFLEKQYTLIFNKQESIYKEEERLEAGGSNKGWGGFASSFTGGPKYKNVKSKEVIQDQEFFGKKFLIKDELRNLEWKMANETKQIGNYTVFKAVAVKPVIGFDWRSIKRRGDNKNKKKKDLVENKSEDPMDEMEIPKTTEVIAWYTPQIPINQGPDDFWGLPGLILEVSFDRTTMLCTKIVMNPKEKDNIKKPEKGEIVTQEEYTEITTKKMEEMRSNWRGRGRGGKRN
- a CDS encoding GLPGLI family protein, whose protein sequence is MKPIFYKLGLLSFLITFSFQAEAQEFQGKAYYFSKSRMDLGRWGARLSEAQKKQVASRMKNRLEKTYVLTFNKTESFFKEDEKLDAMSGATDSWGKNFAQGDQYKNVKDNQLVQSQEFYGKKFLVKDKLQKIDWKMGSETKQIGNYTCFKAMALIPSDELSWYNFSWDMMRRNTPQTDSTGAEIIPEIKMTQIEAWYTVQVPVSHGPSEFWGLPGLILEVSADDTTMLCSKIVINPKETIEILAPKKGEEINKEDYQATVIEKMQDFRNNRGRRRG